Proteins encoded by one window of Cyanobacteria bacterium GSL.Bin1:
- a CDS encoding GNAT family N-acetyltransferase has protein sequence MAFWKSLFNSSSNAIAPSSTSSEEETLLKKGETQQDTKILFSTTRSIDLYELEELCDAVGWSRRPLRKVRKAMQHSFLVVSMWEEKGASRRLIGFARATSDHAFNATIWDVVVHPQAQGKGLGKALMNYIIKRLRQEDISNITLFADAEVVQFYHRLGFIPDPEGIKGMFWYPE, from the coding sequence ATGGCATTTTGGAAAAGTTTATTTAATAGTAGCTCAAACGCGATCGCGCCTTCATCAACTTCATCAGAGGAAGAGACTTTGCTAAAAAAGGGTGAGACGCAACAGGATACAAAGATTCTTTTTAGTACAACTCGCTCCATTGATCTTTATGAACTCGAAGAACTGTGCGATGCCGTTGGATGGTCTCGTCGCCCCCTGCGGAAAGTTCGCAAAGCAATGCAACACAGTTTTTTAGTGGTGTCAATGTGGGAGGAAAAAGGCGCTAGCAGACGCTTGATTGGGTTTGCTCGGGCTACCTCTGACCATGCCTTTAATGCAACGATTTGGGATGTGGTGGTTCATCCTCAAGCTCAAGGAAAAGGACTGGGAAAAGCTTTAATGAATTATATAATTAAGCGCCTCCGTCAAGAAGATATTAGCAACATCACGCTCTTTGCTGATGCCGAAGTCGTTCAGTTTTATCATCGCCTCGGCTTTATTCCTGATCCTGAGGGA
- a CDS encoding alpha/beta fold hydrolase → MPSINISGITHAYDFLPAQIQTNAPVVVLIHGWLLSRQYWQPLVQNLTLNYSCLCYDLRGFGDSQASDQQKSNYSLLSYAHDLKTLLEELEIKEAWLVGHSLGGSIALWAAQCFSERVRGVICLNAGGGVYLKEEFDRFRQAGQQLIKYRPQWLPYLPLIDVLFTRAMVAKPLARCWGRQRVIDFVKADAVAAVGSLLESTTEAEVHRLPQLVSQLKQPVYFVAGEKDRIMEPKYVGHLASFHHLFQCQGNNLIEIPDCGHMSMVEKTEQVTIILEEILSKQDQAVTDPG, encoded by the coding sequence ATGCCCTCAATCAATATTTCTGGTATAACTCACGCCTATGACTTTCTTCCTGCTCAAATTCAAACCAACGCGCCGGTTGTCGTTTTGATTCACGGTTGGTTACTTAGTCGTCAATACTGGCAACCTCTTGTTCAAAATCTTACTCTCAATTATTCCTGTCTTTGCTACGATTTACGCGGATTTGGTGACTCGCAAGCATCCGATCAACAGAAGAGCAATTATAGTTTGCTGAGCTACGCTCATGACCTCAAAACGTTATTAGAAGAGCTAGAGATCAAAGAGGCTTGGTTAGTCGGTCACTCTCTTGGCGGTAGTATTGCCCTGTGGGCAGCTCAGTGCTTTTCAGAGCGAGTCCGAGGGGTCATTTGTTTGAATGCCGGTGGCGGTGTCTATTTGAAAGAAGAATTTGATCGCTTTCGCCAAGCGGGACAACAGTTAATTAAATATCGACCGCAATGGCTGCCTTATCTTCCTCTGATTGATGTCTTGTTTACTCGCGCGATGGTTGCCAAACCTCTTGCTCGATGTTGGGGTCGTCAACGGGTCATTGATTTTGTTAAAGCCGATGCTGTTGCAGCAGTGGGTTCCTTATTAGAGTCAACCACGGAAGCGGAAGTCCATCGCCTGCCGCAACTGGTTTCTCAACTCAAACAACCTGTGTATTTTGTAGCGGGGGAAAAAGATCGGATTATGGAACCCAAATATGTAGGCCATCTAGCGAGTTTCCATCATTTATTTCAATGTCAAGGAAATAATCTCATCGAGATTCCTGATTGTGGTCATATGTCAATGGTCGAGAAAACCGAGCAAGTGACAATAATTTTGGAAGAGATTTTATCGAAACAAGATCAAGCCGTTACCGACCCTGGTTAA
- a CDS encoding 30S ribosomal protein S21, protein MTKVVLNNNEQIESALRRFKRKVSQAGIFADMKKNRHFETPAEKRKRKEISRHRERRRFRNRRNKK, encoded by the coding sequence ATGACGAAAGTAGTTCTCAACAATAATGAACAGATAGAGTCAGCCTTACGTCGCTTTAAACGTAAAGTATCTCAAGCAGGAATTTTTGCCGATATGAAAAAAAATCGGCACTTTGAGACCCCTGCTGAAAAGCGTAAACGAAAAGAAATCAGTCGGCACCGAGAACGTCGTCGGTTTCGTAATCGTAGAAATAAGAAGTAG